The nucleotide sequence TAAAGATAGCTTATTTGAATTTATACTTATATATACTGCCAATACAAAAGTGCTAGCTCTTATACATACAGTGTGAATGTATGTGCAGCGAGTGAAAGAAATTTCTACAACCTATTTCACCAAGCACCTCAACCAGAAGAAGCTTATTGCTGAAGAATTATTTGCTACAACCTATGATCAGATCAGCTTCATAACAACGCCacagaattatttaaagattgagATTGGGAGATGCGTAAAAGAAACGAGAAGCTAGCCTTTTTTGCTGGAAGGGAATCAagagaataaaacaaaaatagcatcacattaagaaaattttgacttggAGTTGGGTATGCTTTGAAAAAGGCAGACCCCATGTAACTCCATGTAACTTCGGAGAAAGTTATTGAATGGAGCATCAATGCTTTCTCCTTTGGCAAGAAAATGTTGCATGCACATTGCAAATCCCCCAACATTAGTTTGAAGAGAAGTGTTCACAAGAGAGTAAAAGTTGTCCTTGTTTCTTATTGGTTCTTGAAACCAGTTTTCTGTAAACCTGCCAAAGAAGTAATTGAAAGCATATACATGCAATAAAACTTGAGATGCCGGAAGATAAGAAGATTAGGTGAGAATCTATTTATACAAAAGTAATGTCCTCCATTAATCTAAGTGCTGCCATTCACAGTGTACAACGAAGTTTTCTTCTTATTAACGGGTAAAATACGCTGTCATATTGTTTCATATATTAGCATTCTTCTGCCACCATTTATCCATCCTTGCAGTGAGCCTTCTACGCTTTCTAATGGAAGATGAAGATGCCAATGACGAGCTTAACAGAAAGCTCTACATCGCTATGATGAATAGAGATGAGGAAGCGGTGatcaaaatttgtaaaaatattccAGAAGGACCATTGCACATAATGACTATACACGATGACACAGTCCTCCAGATGGCTACCTACGACAGACAAGCTGATCTAGTACTCAAATTACTCGAAGATTTGCCAGAGGCTCATCTCAGCAGACTCACTCATCAAAATGATACAGGAAACACTATACTCCATGAAGCAGCCACTTCCGACAGCACCCTCCAAGCTGCAAAAGAAATGATGGCAAAGGCATCGCAGTTGCTAAGTTTGACCAACAACCATGGGGAAACACCTATTTTTCGAGCAGCAAGGTATGGGAAAACTAAGATATTCAACTTTCTGGCTGGTGATGTTGACAAAATCTGTGGCAACAATCTAGAACGTTATTTAGACTACTTTCAGAGGACAGATAAAACCACTATTCTTCACATTTCCGTTCTTACTGAGAATTTTGGTGAGTTACTTGTAAGCTCTTTTGTACAACAATGCAGAATTGCAAATATACATGCCAAACTTGTATGCCTTGCAAATATTATGCATATCtacttttccaattttttttacttgccTATACATTTGAAGTTACAGTCTTACTCttctttttgttattaaaagtaaaactagttttcaaatttcaaacctatGTATATATTACCTGCTAATTTAACTTTTTCccttcaattttcattaaaaaaaatgcataacaGAAGTAGCTGAGTCGATTGCAAGAAgatacaaatatttaattaatctgAAGGATGGGGATGGAATGACTGCTCTTCAACTTCTGGCATGCAATCCATCAGCATTTAAAAGTGGAAGCGAACATGGATTTCTGAAGCGGCTTCTGTTGTCTTGTATAGTatatttccctttttatttacttgtttgttCTCTTTGACTTGAGCACCAAGTTGCCAAGCCTACCATGTTTtgcagtgattttaaaaaatatttctaatatttctaacactaaaagtttttttctatttttttcttttaaatattagaaaggtTAGAAAATGCACTCTAAGTAAGCAAGTAAATCGAAAATTCCTTTAATTCTCTGCGTGGTTATCAGCATCAAAATTTAGTCTCAATACTTCTCTTCCTCTGAAGATTGCTCCCAATTGTGTACAAGGGTGATTCAAGTGTTTTAACTTTCAGGTGTCTCAACCAAAGAAGAGAGCACCGTGGGAGGAGAAGATCAAGTGCAACAAGCTGCTTGCAAACCAATTTCATTCATATCTGATTTTGGTACGTCCACCAGGTTATTAGTAGTGtgtttattatttgaataatgTTTGACATGTACGTCCTGAATAATCCATTCATCCTTAAACAGGTCTATGACAATTTGTCAGCTCCCTTCATTAGCGTTCAAGCTTTCAATTCCTTGAATTAAAAGGCTGCCAACTCCAaaccccaaaaaataaataaagtaaattattCAATGGAAGCATGCATTGTTAAGGCCCAAGAGATACATTATTGGCTTATAATCTAACAACTTATTAGGCTAATGACTAGCATAAAATGATACAATAGGTTCATTTTTAAGAAGAGATCATGTGAAAGACTGTAGTGTAAGTTGCTATATATTGTTTGATTGATAACCTAATAACATGAGTTTTGAAGTTAATTAGCTGGTAGTGTTATAATGGTTTGATGTATGGGTAAAAAGTCCAATCTGATTATACCAAGAATGATCACTTACTTATGCTTCTTGATAATTAAGTTAAATCATGTTGGAGCTTGCCGGCTTTGGAAGCAGTTAGGAAGGAGAAAGCTAGATATGAATCAGCTTTGAAGCTTGCTAAGTTGTTGATACGAAGAGATACTTCATGGAAAGCTACTAAAGCACGACAAAACCGGAGTAAGCCTAAAACACATAGATATAGTCCTTCAACTCCCTCAATTGATGAAAAGGGGAGAAGAAATTCGTCATTTTCATTGCTTTCCCCGGGAcatgaagagaaagaagaaggccTCACAGGACGGTCCCAGGAAAGTAGCAAATCTCCCTTCAATGAAAGCGGGGGAGAAGGAGAAGTAGATGGCTCTCCAGAAAACGACATGACCCCCATTATGAGGACCGGTgaaattccattgtttttggCCACCAGGTCAGGCATCCAAGAGATTGTCAAAGAAATATTAGCTGTGCACCCGCAAGCATTTGAGCACATTAATTGCAAAGGGAAGAATATATTGCATTTTGCAATCAAGTACCGCCAAATAGAGATTTTCAACCTGGTGGTGAATAATGAATTCATAGCAAGGAAGCTTGTAAGAAAGCTAGATAATGAGGGGAATTCCATACTGCATATGGTTGGTAAAAAAAGAGCAGATTATGTTCCTGAAAAGATACAGAGCCCTGCACTTCAATTGCAAAAGGAGTTGATATTGTTTGAGGTATATATGCTTTGGCTGTCCTAATTCATTGATGCTTTTCATTTTGGATGATTCAAGCTTTTGGCTCAAAAGcttatcatttttaaacttaCTGTATCATCATATTGCGGTTCTGTTTGTTTATTCCCATCTAAGCTGACTTAAATTTCTAAGAGTAAATATAATTACTTGTGTTTGCAGAGGGTGAAGGAAGTCTCTGCAGCCTATTTCACTAAGCACATCAACGAACACAAGCACACTCCTGAGGAATTATTTGCTGAAACATACACTGAACTTCATAAAAGCGCCACGGATTGGCTAAAGCGCACCTCTGAAAACTGCACAGTTGTTGCTGCTCTCATTGCCACTGTTGCATTTGCTGCAGCCTACACCATACCAGGAGGGCCTAATCAAAACACGGGTTTCCCACTCCTTCTCTACCAACCGTTCTTTGTGATTTTCACCCTGTCTGATGCAGTTTCACTTACTTTTGCTTTGACCTCCGTGGTTACATTCCTTTCGATTCTCACCTCCTCGTTCCGATTACGAGACTTCAAGAACTCTCTTCCTCAAAAGCTGATGCTGGGCTTCACATTCTTAATCCTCTCAGTGTCAATGATGATGGTGGCATTTGCTGCAACAATAGTCCTTATGATACATAATAAGGAAAGGTGGACAAAAATTGTGCTGTACTCAGTCGCATTCCTCCCAGTTACAGTCTTTGCTATCTCATATTCACCACTATATTTATCACTCTTGGAAGCATGCAAATATCCACTGAAGCTTATAGTAAAGGCTTGCCCTAGGTGCAATTATGTTCGTCTCAAACCTTTGATCACCAGTATGTTCAAGCATAAAGATGCCCAAGCCAATAGCTCCTCCACTAACCCCCATAAATCTCAGGTTTGAAAGATCTTTGCATGACTCCTCTATCTTTACAGAAATTCTCTGGCTTCAATTTGGGGTGTGGAGTGATTATAATTTTCCTCCTTCTgcatgtattaaaaaataaagaaaaaccaaggtGTGTATATAGTTGATTTAGCATGTTCCAAATGAAGTAATGATTATATGTCTTTGGAGAACCGCCATagatacaattttattttttttcatagaagaaattttgatgaaaagaaaaaaagaggaaaaaaaatcatggtgGAAAAGGTTCCAGGTGAAATGAAATTGAACTCATGTGACAAATAGAAAGATTTATCATTCCTTAACAAGATACGTAATttgaaataagaattaagtGGAAGAAAATGAATTGGATTGTAGAGTAGTAGAAATGCTTTTTTCATACCACTGAGTTGTTATTGAATAAAGCTTTAACACTCCTTGTTGTGCTTATAAAAACTTTAATACCAAACCTTTTTGAACATGCCTATGATTTTTTAGTTGAGCAAACAATAACTTTGAATCTTAAGAGTAAGTCACGACTATGACAAGTTGTTGTAACTCATTGTCAACATACAATCTAAACTCATTGTCCCAACAACATGTACCACCACACCTCCACAAAAACCCATCCAAAACCCACGACTTTGACAAGTCTCCACAGGTCGGACTGTGGTTCAAGTGCAACTGGATCTCAACCGCCGCCTGAATGGACAGTGTACCCGGATACAAAGCACGATGACGTGTGATAGCCTTGGCAAAATGGGCCGTGAAAGAGTACGACATTCTTACTGGAAATAACCTGAAATCTGAGTGGGTGATTTACGCATGGTTCATAGGCATACCAGAACTAGACGAAAAGATTTGGATAATCAGTCTTGCAGCCACGGACTCCTGCACGTCGAACTCCTACCAGGCATATGTTTGGCAGGAGCTTCAGAATTCCACGACTCATAACCAGCTCGTGCAC is from Vitis riparia cultivar Riparia Gloire de Montpellier isolate 1030 chromosome 10, EGFV_Vit.rip_1.0, whole genome shotgun sequence and encodes:
- the LOC117923242 gene encoding uncharacterized protein LOC117923242, which gives rise to MEDEDANDELNRKLYIAMMNRDEEAVIKICKNIPEGPLHIMTIHDDTVLQMATYDRQADLVLKLLEDLPEAHLSRLTHQNDTGNTILHEAATSDSTLQAAKEMMAKASQLLSLTNNHGETPIFRAARYGKTKIFNFLAGDVDKICGNNLERYLDYFQRTDKTTILHISVLTENFEVAESIARRYKYLINLKDGDGMTALQLLACNPSAFKSGSEHGFLKRLLLSCVSTKEESTVGGEDQVQQAACKPISFISDFVKSCWSLPALEAVRKEKARYESALKLAKLLIRRDTSWKATKARQNRSKPKTHRYSPSTPSIDEKGRRNSSFSLLSPGHEEKEEGLTGRSQESSKSPFNESGGEGEVDGSPENDMTPIMRTGEIPLFLATRSGIQEIVKEILAVHPQAFEHINCKGKNILHFAIKYRQIEIFNLVVNNEFIARKLVRKLDNEGNSILHMVGKKRADYVPEKIQSPALQLQKELILFERVKEVSAAYFTKHINEHKHTPEELFAETYTELHKSATDWLKRTSENCTVVAALIATVAFAAAYTIPGGPNQNTGFPLLLYQPFFVIFTLSDAVSLTFALTSVVTFLSILTSSFRLRDFKNSLPQKLMLGFTFLILSVSMMMVAFAATIVLMIHNKERWTKIVLYSVAFLPVTVFAISYSPLYLSLLEACKYPLKLIVKACPRCNYVRLKPLITSMFKHKDAQANSSSTNPHKSQV